A genomic window from Providencia alcalifaciens includes:
- a CDS encoding DUF1287 domain-containing protein, whose translation MPYALGKNNLELAKQAEQLPRLVVYDSSYRQIDYPNGDVPSHYGVCSDVVIRSYRKLGIDLQKQLHEDIKKNFSQYPSQKMWGLRKPDTNIDHRRVPNLETFFTRKGTVKPITLKGDDYLPGDIVSWRLDNGRPHIGIVTSIKASNNQYYLVMHNIGYGQVAEDVLFKWKIVGHYSY comes from the coding sequence ATGCCCTATGCATTAGGAAAAAATAACCTTGAATTGGCAAAACAGGCTGAACAATTACCTCGCCTTGTTGTTTATGATTCATCTTATCGCCAGATAGATTATCCCAATGGGGATGTTCCCAGTCATTATGGTGTCTGTTCTGATGTTGTGATCCGCAGTTACCGTAAGCTGGGAATCGATCTTCAAAAACAGCTTCATGAAGATATAAAGAAAAACTTTAGCCAATATCCAAGCCAAAAAATGTGGGGACTTCGTAAGCCAGATACCAACATTGATCATCGGAGAGTGCCGAATTTAGAAACATTTTTCACGCGAAAAGGCACGGTTAAGCCCATCACTTTAAAAGGAGATGATTATTTACCCGGCGACATCGTTTCATGGCGTTTAGATAACGGTCGTCCACATATAGGAATTGTGACATCCATCAAAGCATCAAATAATCAATATTACTTAGTGATGCATAATATTGGATATGGACAAGTCGCTGAGGACGTTTTATTTAAGTGGAAGATTGTTGGGCATTATTCATACTAA
- a CDS encoding endonuclease/exonuclease/phosphatase family protein: MAKRTYSVRYIAGEPAKRIQPMPIHMLGDSLPIGLPLFPAGDTLDVVTWNIYKQQRPNWESTLAELVKEKKLLLLQEAQMSPELVSFAASHQLIADQVPALPFSPHPSGVMTLATAHPIYCCPLREKEPLLRLAKSALITVYPLPNGKHLMVVNVHAINFSFGVDVYTKQLSKLGSHISKHVGPVILAGDFNAWSRQRVNALKRFIRSVGLKEVLFDSDLRTKAFGRPLDFMFYRGLKLKESQVLQTDASDHNPIITQFKLTK; this comes from the coding sequence GTGGCTAAAAGAACCTATTCTGTTCGGTACATTGCGGGCGAGCCTGCAAAACGTATTCAGCCTATGCCAATCCATATGCTAGGAGATTCTCTTCCTATTGGTCTTCCTCTGTTTCCTGCGGGTGATACATTGGATGTCGTTACGTGGAATATTTATAAGCAGCAGCGACCAAATTGGGAATCTACGTTAGCAGAGCTCGTTAAAGAAAAAAAACTGTTATTGCTTCAAGAAGCACAAATGTCACCCGAATTGGTTTCTTTTGCGGCTTCACATCAGTTGATAGCCGATCAAGTTCCTGCTTTACCTTTTTCTCCTCATCCATCTGGGGTAATGACACTCGCGACAGCTCACCCTATTTATTGTTGCCCATTACGGGAAAAAGAACCGTTATTACGTTTAGCTAAATCAGCGTTAATCACGGTTTATCCATTGCCTAATGGCAAGCATTTAATGGTCGTGAACGTGCATGCAATCAACTTTAGTTTTGGGGTTGATGTGTATACGAAGCAGTTGAGTAAGTTAGGCTCCCACATTAGCAAACATGTCGGTCCCGTTATTCTCGCGGGGGACTTTAATGCATGGAGCCGCCAGCGTGTGAATGCATTGAAACGCTTTATTCGTTCAGTTGGCTTGAAGGAAGTTCTCTTCGATTCAGATTTACGGACAAAAGCTTTTGGCCGTCCATTAGACTTTATGTTTTATCGTGGCTTAAAACTGAAAGAAAGCCAGGTATTACAGACGGATGCATCAGACCATAACCCTATCATTACCCAATTTAAATTAACTAAGTAA
- the gmhB gene encoding D-glycero-beta-D-manno-heptose 1,7-bisphosphate 7-phosphatase: MSKGIPAIFLDRDGTINIDHGYVHQIDDFEFIDGAIEAMIELKKMGYALVVVTNQSGIGRGIYTEDQFMTLTEWMDWSLADRGVDLDGIYFCPHHPDATVEEYKQECNCRKPKPGMLLDAQQFLNIDMASSIMVGDKLADMQAGKAALVGTNVLVKSGEPVTDDAIASADLVINSLADLPKALKSITK, translated from the coding sequence GTGAGTAAAGGCATTCCAGCAATCTTTCTAGATAGAGATGGCACAATTAATATCGACCATGGCTATGTACATCAAATCGATGACTTCGAATTTATCGATGGCGCTATTGAAGCCATGATTGAACTCAAGAAGATGGGATATGCATTAGTTGTCGTGACTAATCAATCTGGTATTGGTCGTGGTATCTATACTGAAGACCAGTTTATGACGCTGACTGAGTGGATGGATTGGTCTCTAGCCGACCGTGGTGTTGATTTAGATGGTATCTATTTCTGCCCTCATCACCCAGATGCAACAGTAGAAGAATATAAGCAAGAATGTAATTGCCGCAAACCAAAACCAGGAATGCTTTTAGATGCTCAGCAATTTTTAAACATTGATATGGCTTCTTCTATTATGGTTGGCGACAAACTTGCAGATATGCAAGCGGGTAAAGCGGCTCTTGTGGGTACAAATGTGTTAGTAAAAAGCGGTGAACCTGTTACAGATGACGCTATTGCGAGTGCAGATCTGGTAATTAATAGCCTTGCAGACCTGCCAAAAGCCTTAAAAAGCATCACAAAGTAA
- the metN gene encoding methionine ABC transporter ATP-binding protein MetN: MIKLSNINKVFQQGNRNIQALTDISLHVPAGQIYGVIGASGAGKSTLIRCVNMLERPTSGQVIVDGQDLTSLPEKEITKARRGIGMIFQHFNLLSSRTVFDNVALPLELDNTPKETIKQRVNELLELVGLSEKKDAYPANLSGGQKQRVAIARALANSPKVLLCDEATSALDPATTRSILELLKDINRRLGLTILLITHEMDVVKRICDQVAVISGGQLIEQDKVSEVFSHPKTPVAQAFIQSTLVIDIPDDYKERLQAESGKDLSPLLKLEFTGQSVDAPLISMAVRKFDIDINILSSQIDYAGGVKFGVMLAELHGLENGIESTITFLKEHHVKVEVLGYV; this comes from the coding sequence ATGATTAAGCTCTCAAATATTAATAAAGTGTTCCAGCAAGGAAACCGTAATATACAGGCGCTGACTGATATCAGCCTGCATGTTCCTGCTGGTCAAATATATGGTGTTATTGGCGCATCCGGCGCAGGTAAAAGTACCTTAATTCGTTGTGTGAATATGCTGGAACGTCCAACATCAGGGCAAGTCATTGTTGATGGTCAAGATTTAACGTCTCTGCCAGAGAAAGAAATTACGAAAGCACGCCGGGGAATCGGCATGATCTTTCAGCACTTCAACTTATTATCTTCGCGCACTGTGTTTGATAACGTGGCACTGCCATTAGAATTAGACAATACGCCGAAAGAAACCATTAAACAGCGGGTTAATGAATTACTCGAGTTAGTCGGTTTATCTGAAAAGAAAGATGCCTATCCAGCAAACCTGTCTGGTGGTCAAAAACAGCGAGTTGCTATTGCCCGTGCCTTAGCAAACTCCCCTAAAGTATTACTGTGTGATGAAGCAACAAGTGCATTAGACCCAGCAACGACGCGCTCTATTTTAGAATTATTGAAAGATATCAACCGTCGCTTAGGTTTAACTATCTTATTAATCACTCATGAAATGGATGTCGTGAAACGCATTTGTGACCAAGTCGCAGTAATCAGCGGTGGTCAGCTTATTGAGCAAGATAAAGTGAGTGAAGTTTTCTCTCATCCTAAAACCCCTGTTGCTCAAGCATTTATTCAGTCAACGTTAGTTATCGATATTCCAGATGACTATAAAGAACGTTTGCAGGCTGAGTCGGGTAAAGATCTCTCCCCGTTATTGAAACTGGAATTCACAGGGCAATCGGTGGATGCGCCATTAATCTCAATGGCCGTACGTAAGTTTGATATTGATATTAATATTTTAAGCTCTCAGATTGATTATGCCGGTGGCGTGAAATTTGGTGTGATGCTGGCTGAATTACACGGCTTAGAAAATGGCATTGAGTCTACTATTACATTTTTGAAAGAGCACCATGTGAAAGTTGAGGTTTTAGGTTATGTCTGA
- the metI gene encoding methionine ABC transporter permease MetI, with product MSEGMISLLISGTIDTIIMTFVSAILGFILGIPTGVLLYVTRRGQVMENTVLYSVISAVVNVFRSIPFIILLVWISPFTKFIVGSAIGIEGAIVPLTVGAIPFIARMVENALLEVPNGLIEASRAMGATPLQIIRKVLLPESLAGLINAATITLIMLVGYSAMGGAVGSGGLGQIAMQYGYYTYNPLVMNTVLVLLIILVFIIQFTGEYLMKKVSHK from the coding sequence ATGTCTGAGGGAATGATTTCACTGCTTATTTCAGGAACGATTGATACCATTATCATGACTTTCGTTTCTGCAATTTTAGGTTTTATTTTAGGTATCCCGACAGGCGTACTACTTTATGTCACTCGTCGTGGGCAAGTCATGGAAAACACCGTTCTGTATAGCGTTATTTCAGCTGTTGTGAACGTATTCCGCTCAATACCGTTTATTATTTTATTAGTCTGGATCAGCCCTTTTACCAAATTCATCGTGGGTTCTGCGATTGGTATCGAAGGTGCGATTGTTCCATTGACTGTTGGTGCAATTCCATTTATTGCTCGCATGGTTGAAAACGCATTATTAGAAGTACCGAATGGTTTAATTGAAGCATCACGCGCTATGGGTGCAACTCCGTTACAGATTATCCGCAAAGTATTACTGCCAGAATCTTTAGCGGGATTAATTAACGCCGCAACCATTACATTAATTATGCTAGTCGGTTATTCCGCAATGGGTGGTGCAGTTGGTTCCGGTGGATTAGGACAAATTGCAATGCAATATGGGTACTATACTTATAATCCATTAGTTATGAATACCGTTCTAGTTCTATTGATTATCTTAGTATTCATCATTCAGTTCACGGGTGAATATCTAATGAAAAAAGTGTCACATAAATAG
- a CDS encoding MetQ/NlpA family lipoprotein — protein MSIKLKSIAVVGALLGTLALAGCGEKQKDPNSIKVGVIMGKEFEVAEVAQKVAKEKYGLNVELVSFNDFVLPNEALSKGDIDANAFQHKPYLDQQIKDRNYKLVPVGNTFIYPIAGYSKQIKSIDELADGSQVALPNDPTNLGRSLLLLQKQGLIKLKDGTGLMPTVLDVVENPKGLKFVELEAPQLPRALDDQKIALAIINTTWASSATPKLTPAKDGLFVEDKDSPYVNVIVAREDNKDSENVKKFIQAYQSNEVAEKANEVFDGGAVKGW, from the coding sequence ATGTCTATTAAGTTAAAATCAATTGCAGTAGTTGGCGCGCTGTTAGGAACATTAGCTCTCGCTGGCTGTGGTGAAAAACAAAAAGACCCAAATAGCATCAAAGTCGGTGTGATCATGGGTAAAGAGTTTGAAGTTGCTGAAGTTGCACAAAAAGTTGCTAAAGAAAAATATGGTCTGAATGTTGAATTAGTCTCTTTCAATGACTTCGTACTACCAAACGAAGCATTAAGCAAAGGCGATATTGATGCTAACGCATTCCAACATAAACCTTATTTGGATCAGCAAATCAAAGACCGTAACTACAAATTAGTCCCTGTTGGAAATACCTTTATTTATCCAATCGCAGGATATTCTAAACAAATTAAATCTATTGATGAATTGGCTGACGGTTCACAAGTTGCACTACCAAATGACCCAACTAACTTAGGTCGTTCATTACTGTTACTGCAAAAACAAGGTTTAATTAAGTTAAAAGATGGCACAGGTTTAATGCCGACCGTGTTGGATGTTGTTGAAAATCCAAAAGGCTTAAAGTTTGTTGAATTAGAAGCACCTCAGTTACCACGTGCTCTGGATGATCAAAAAATTGCACTGGCTATCATCAATACAACTTGGGCAAGCAGCGCAACACCTAAATTGACGCCTGCAAAAGATGGTCTGTTTGTTGAAGATAAAGATTCGCCATATGTGAACGTTATTGTGGCTCGTGAAGATAATAAAGATAGCGAGAATGTGAAGAAGTTTATTCAAGCATATCAATCTAATGAAGTGGCAGAAAAAGCCAACGAAGTTTTCGATGGCGGAGCAGTTAAAGGCTGGTAA
- the rcsF gene encoding Rcs stress response system protein RcsF: MRLFLLALATFALAGCGINQYTSPSMNKGFSSMKLSKPLPVETEEDVSAENVKLMNSPEELLGMPFRDLGIVSGESCRKNAKSPPINLDSAKNGMLTQAAYIAADAVLLHQCQTKSAPGCYQATVCEGSALKIVE; encoded by the coding sequence ATGAGATTGTTTTTGCTCGCCCTCGCTACATTTGCTTTAGCTGGGTGCGGAATTAATCAATACACCAGTCCAAGCATGAATAAAGGGTTTTCGAGCATGAAATTATCGAAGCCTTTACCTGTAGAAACTGAAGAAGATGTCAGTGCAGAAAACGTTAAATTAATGAACAGCCCTGAAGAGTTATTAGGAATGCCATTTCGTGACTTAGGTATTGTATCTGGTGAGTCATGCAGAAAAAATGCAAAGAGTCCGCCTATTAATCTTGATTCAGCCAAAAATGGTATGTTGACGCAAGCCGCTTATATCGCTGCGGATGCCGTGTTATTACATCAGTGCCAAACCAAATCTGCACCGGGTTGTTACCAAGCAACGGTATGTGAAGGTAGTGCACTTAAAATTGTTGAATAA
- the tsaA gene encoding tRNA (N6-threonylcarbamoyladenosine(37)-N6)-methyltransferase TrmO, with amino-acid sequence MQSFQFNVIGHIESPYKEKFAIPRQPGLVQNGFGRLHLHPPYNDPNAVRGLTQFSHIWVLFIFHQTMEGGWKSLVRPPRLGGNDKMGVFATRSTFRPNPIGMSLVELKDVTIKNSQVILELGSLDLVDGTPVVDIKPYLPFAEAITTAKAGYAQEAPSEDMQVIFSSQAQIECDKYQSRYPGLASFIEQVLKQDPRPAYKKQSNEARDYAVHLLDFNVRWRVTNNITEVFAIERNEKSR; translated from the coding sequence ATGCAATCTTTTCAATTTAATGTTATTGGGCATATCGAATCCCCTTATAAAGAAAAGTTTGCCATTCCTCGCCAGCCTGGACTGGTTCAAAATGGCTTTGGGCGCCTGCATTTACATCCGCCATACAATGACCCCAATGCTGTTAGAGGATTAACTCAATTTAGCCATATTTGGGTATTGTTTATTTTTCACCAAACGATGGAAGGTGGCTGGAAATCCCTAGTACGCCCTCCCCGCTTAGGTGGCAACGATAAAATGGGGGTATTTGCCACTCGTTCAACATTTCGGCCAAACCCTATTGGGATGTCGTTAGTTGAATTAAAAGACGTGACTATCAAAAACAGTCAAGTCATTCTTGAACTCGGTAGCCTAGATTTAGTTGATGGTACGCCAGTGGTAGATATCAAACCGTATCTGCCTTTTGCTGAAGCTATCACAACAGCAAAAGCAGGTTACGCTCAAGAGGCTCCATCAGAAGATATGCAGGTTATATTTAGCTCACAAGCCCAAATTGAATGTGATAAATACCAATCTCGCTATCCCGGATTAGCGTCTTTTATTGAACAAGTATTAAAGCAAGACCCTCGTCCTGCCTATAAGAAACAATCCAATGAAGCCCGTGATTATGCGGTTCATTTATTAGATTTCAATGTGCGTTGGCGAGTGACAAATAATATCACTGAAGTGTTTGCCATCGAACGTAATGAAAAATCGCGTTAA
- the proS gene encoding proline--tRNA ligase, whose translation MRTSKYLLSTLKETPADAEVISHKLMLRAGMIRKLASGLYDWLPTGVRVLRKVENIVREEMENAGAIEVSLPVVQPADLWQESGRWEQYGPELLRFVDRGERPFVLGPTHEEVITDLIRNEITSYKQLPLNLFQIQTKFRDEVRPRFGVMRSREFIMKDAYSFHTSQESLQETYDAMYQAYSKIFTRIGFDFRAVQADTGSIGGNASHEFQVLAQSGEDDVVFSTESDFAANIEFAEAVAPNVQRAAPSQEMHLVDTPNAKTIAELVEQFNLPIEKTVKTLIVHAEKDSGHSLVALLIRGDHELNEIKAEKHPLVASPLQFASEEEIRKAVNAGPGSLGPVNMPMPIVIDRSVAVMSDFGAGANVDGKHYFGINWERDLPLPEVYDLRNVVAGDPSPDGKGTLLIKRGIEVGHIFQLGTKYSEAMKASVQNEEGHNQIVTMGCYGIGVTRIVAAAIEQSHDERGIVWPDAIAPFHVAILPMNMHKSYRVKEVAEKLYADLKAQGIDVIFDDRKERPGVMFADMELIGVPYTIVIGDRNLDTNQVEYKSRRSDDKQLVGLDNVVSFLKEKLAK comes from the coding sequence ATGCGTACTAGCAAATATCTGCTCTCAACTCTAAAAGAGACCCCTGCGGATGCAGAAGTTATCAGCCACAAGCTGATGCTGCGTGCAGGGATGATCCGTAAACTTGCTTCTGGTCTGTATGACTGGTTACCCACTGGCGTGCGTGTTCTGCGTAAAGTTGAAAACATCGTTCGTGAAGAAATGGAAAATGCAGGCGCTATCGAGGTATCTTTACCCGTCGTTCAACCTGCTGACTTATGGCAAGAAAGTGGACGTTGGGAACAATATGGCCCTGAGTTACTGCGCTTTGTAGATCGTGGTGAGCGTCCTTTTGTTTTAGGCCCAACCCACGAAGAAGTTATCACTGATTTAATACGTAATGAGATCACTTCATACAAACAATTACCATTGAATTTATTCCAAATTCAAACCAAATTCCGTGATGAAGTTCGCCCTCGTTTCGGTGTAATGCGTTCTCGTGAATTTATCATGAAAGATGCATACTCGTTCCACACAAGCCAAGAGTCATTGCAAGAAACTTACGATGCGATGTACCAAGCTTATAGCAAAATTTTCACCCGCATTGGCTTTGATTTCCGTGCAGTACAAGCGGATACCGGTTCTATCGGTGGTAACGCTTCTCACGAATTCCAAGTTTTAGCACAAAGCGGTGAAGATGATGTTGTCTTCTCTACTGAATCTGATTTTGCAGCCAATATCGAATTTGCTGAAGCGGTTGCTCCAAACGTTCAACGTGCAGCGCCAAGCCAAGAGATGCATTTAGTGGATACCCCAAATGCAAAAACGATTGCTGAATTAGTTGAACAGTTCAATCTGCCAATCGAGAAAACAGTGAAGACTCTGATTGTTCATGCAGAGAAAGACTCTGGTCATTCTTTAGTTGCCCTATTAATCCGTGGTGACCATGAACTGAATGAAATCAAAGCAGAAAAACACCCATTAGTGGCAAGCCCACTGCAATTTGCATCAGAAGAAGAGATCCGCAAAGCCGTTAACGCAGGCCCAGGCTCTTTAGGCCCAGTGAATATGCCAATGCCAATCGTGATTGACCGCAGCGTTGCGGTGATGAGTGACTTTGGTGCAGGTGCAAATGTTGATGGTAAACACTACTTTGGCATCAACTGGGAACGAGACCTCCCACTGCCGGAAGTTTACGACCTGCGTAATGTGGTAGCGGGTGACCCAAGCCCTGATGGTAAAGGTACCCTGTTAATTAAACGCGGTATCGAAGTGGGTCATATCTTCCAGTTAGGCACAAAATATTCCGAAGCGATGAAAGCCTCTGTGCAGAACGAAGAAGGTCATAACCAAATCGTGACAATGGGTTGCTATGGTATTGGTGTAACACGTATTGTTGCAGCAGCGATTGAGCAAAGCCACGATGAGCGCGGTATTGTATGGCCTGATGCTATCGCACCGTTCCACGTTGCTATCCTGCCAATGAACATGCATAAGTCCTATCGCGTTAAAGAAGTTGCTGAAAAACTGTATGCAGACCTGAAAGCACAAGGTATCGATGTTATTTTCGATGACCGCAAAGAGCGTCCAGGCGTGATGTTTGCCGATATGGAACTAATTGGTGTTCCGTACACTATCGTCATTGGTGATCGTAATTTAGATACTAACCAAGTTGAGTATAAATCACGCCGCAGTGATGATAAGCAACTGGTTGGTTTAGATAACGTAGTTAGCTTCCTGAAAGAAAAATTAGCTAAATAA
- a CDS encoding copper resistance protein NlpE N-terminal domain-containing protein, which translates to MKKVLLLALISAGAVALSGCQSSVNEANFAPVDHVYSGVLPCADCSGIEATLLVNPDGSYVEQLLYLETREGNQMFHETGNWSSTENVLTLTNSKAERTYFAQSPDNQSITLLDIEGKAIESSMNHTLKQVTPSKKRGEYRYMADAAVFTECGSGRKYATSGIELEKAYSDTDVDGGTPVYLEVDGFYSIRPSMEDGQFDSAFIPIGNIQFDKTRSCK; encoded by the coding sequence ATGAAGAAAGTACTTTTATTGGCTCTTATTTCGGCGGGTGCCGTGGCATTATCTGGCTGTCAAAGCAGCGTGAACGAAGCGAACTTCGCGCCTGTAGACCATGTTTATAGTGGTGTACTTCCTTGTGCGGATTGTTCGGGTATTGAAGCCACATTATTAGTGAATCCAGATGGTAGCTATGTTGAGCAACTGCTTTATTTAGAAACCCGTGAGGGGAACCAAATGTTCCATGAAACAGGGAACTGGTCTAGCACGGAAAATGTATTAACATTAACTAACTCAAAAGCAGAGCGTACATACTTTGCACAATCTCCTGATAACCAATCAATCACTCTGCTAGATATAGAAGGCAAAGCGATTGAGAGTTCAATGAACCATACCTTAAAACAGGTCACTCCAAGTAAAAAACGTGGTGAATATCGCTATATGGCCGATGCCGCTGTATTTACCGAATGTGGCTCTGGACGTAAATATGCCACGTCAGGTATTGAACTAGAGAAAGCCTATAGTGATACTGATGTGGATGGTGGTACGCCAGTTTATTTAGAGGTGGATGGTTTCTATTCTATTCGCCCATCTATGGAAGATGGCCAATTTGATTCTGCATTTATTCCTATTGGAAATATTCAGTTCGATAAAACCCGCTCTTGCAAATAA
- the rof gene encoding Rho-binding antiterminator codes for MSTDNEYQPINCDDYEYLEIACQRQLKLQIKLNDGENIEGQASDLLLRKKIEYLVLITQEGTKELRLDIISSFSHPEIGTIVVDHSH; via the coding sequence ATGTCTACAGATAATGAATATCAACCAATCAATTGTGATGATTACGAATATCTAGAAATCGCATGCCAGCGTCAATTAAAGCTACAAATTAAGCTTAATGACGGCGAGAATATTGAAGGGCAAGCCAGTGATTTGCTCCTACGAAAAAAAATTGAGTACCTCGTCCTGATCACACAGGAAGGCACTAAGGAGCTACGACTGGATATTATCTCATCCTTCAGTCATCCTGAAATCGGCACTATCGTTGTCGACCACTCCCACTAA
- the tilS gene encoding tRNA lysidine(34) synthetase TilS produces MAEQSAIIVEHVYSKIKGFQKILVGFSGGIDSTVLLHALYQIKNSISPLLQIRAIHIHHGLNIQADKWEAHCALLCQQWNIPFICQHVTVDSTQIGIEAAARAERYQAYRDELLDDEILVTAQHLDDQAETFMLALKRGSGPAGLSAMPESLPFQAKNGKTILLRPLLAISRHELENYRGEHQLPWVEDDSNQDDRYDRNFLRLNIMPRLSERWPHFANAVSRSASLCADQEALLDELLQDSLDDIIDYRGGLYIDGLIHCSVAKRNALIRRWIGRHQLAMPPFNQLERIWQEVALARQDAEPICRLGDVEIRRYQGALWVVKRINSLMGKQYQWDYPAAYRLPESLGTLVVMEGEGQIRPPEVTEKVTIRFGLQGSLNIIGRHHSRSSKKIWQELGVAPWMRERTPLIYYNETLICAVGCFITPDGFVGEDNVGIAIDWQNSEHWINTDDFSSK; encoded by the coding sequence ATGGCCGAACAATCAGCAATTATTGTTGAGCACGTTTACAGTAAAATAAAAGGTTTTCAAAAAATACTGGTTGGATTCAGTGGTGGCATTGATTCTACCGTACTGTTGCACGCCCTTTACCAAATCAAAAATAGTATAAGTCCCTTACTCCAAATCCGTGCCATTCATATTCATCATGGTTTAAATATTCAAGCGGACAAGTGGGAGGCTCACTGCGCTTTGTTATGTCAACAATGGAATATCCCGTTTATTTGCCAGCATGTGACGGTGGACAGTACTCAAATTGGCATTGAAGCGGCAGCAAGAGCCGAACGTTATCAGGCATATCGTGATGAGCTACTCGACGATGAGATTTTGGTGACGGCTCAGCACCTTGATGATCAAGCTGAAACATTCATGCTGGCGCTTAAGCGAGGAAGTGGGCCTGCTGGGCTTTCTGCTATGCCGGAGTCACTTCCTTTTCAAGCGAAAAATGGAAAAACGATTCTGCTACGTCCACTGCTCGCTATTTCTCGCCATGAATTAGAAAATTATCGAGGGGAGCATCAACTTCCTTGGGTTGAAGATGATAGTAATCAAGACGATCGATACGATCGTAACTTCCTGCGTTTGAATATTATGCCAAGATTATCTGAACGTTGGCCTCATTTTGCGAATGCAGTTTCTCGCAGTGCATCATTGTGTGCAGATCAAGAGGCGCTATTGGACGAACTGCTGCAAGATTCACTGGATGATATCATCGATTATCGTGGAGGGTTGTATATTGATGGGCTTATCCATTGTTCAGTTGCCAAGCGTAATGCCTTGATCCGCCGCTGGATTGGTCGTCACCAGCTCGCTATGCCACCATTTAATCAACTAGAACGGATTTGGCAGGAGGTGGCACTTGCTCGGCAGGATGCAGAACCTATCTGTCGCTTGGGTGATGTGGAAATTCGTCGTTATCAAGGTGCTCTATGGGTGGTTAAACGCATTAATAGCCTGATGGGAAAACAATACCAGTGGGATTATCCAGCGGCTTATCGATTACCTGAATCACTGGGAACACTGGTCGTGATGGAGGGGGAAGGGCAGATCCGCCCACCAGAAGTAACGGAAAAAGTGACAATTCGCTTTGGATTACAAGGCTCGCTAAATATTATCGGTCGCCATCATTCACGTAGCAGCAAGAAAATTTGGCAAGAGCTGGGGGTTGCACCGTGGATGCGGGAAAGGACGCCACTAATTTACTATAATGAAACGCTTATTTGTGCAGTAGGCTGTTTTATTACACCGGACGGATTTGTGGGAGAAGATAATGTTGGGATTGCTATTGATTGGCAAAATTCCGAACATTGGATAAATACCGATGATTTTTCCAGCAAATAA
- a CDS encoding ZirU family protein: protein MSNNKQTIPMIRQGQLSILIAGAVLSMAVSSSALAASITSSETQAVIGHAPVLSAGAVKSTDVNKDGVLGIGDTLTASGFNFSDADGDKQTSIVYEWHDGKSVISGTAGDTLTLTAALLGKTITVKAVANTNPDITEPSVSVPVAAATYSDINNASVSGGKGIPTVGGNIVKSVTISGLSGARPLVGEKLKADVTCHGTCDSNLTYQWQIEKSVNSGTYEDIASATAQEYTVKGTEQKRKIKVVVSNK, encoded by the coding sequence ATGAGTAACAATAAGCAAACAATCCCAATGATCCGCCAAGGTCAATTATCTATTCTGATTGCTGGTGCAGTTCTGAGCATGGCTGTCAGTTCGTCAGCGCTGGCCGCCTCGATTACCTCCTCTGAGACACAAGCGGTCATCGGTCATGCACCAGTATTGTCGGCAGGAGCGGTCAAGTCTACAGATGTTAACAAGGATGGTGTACTAGGGATAGGTGACACGTTGACGGCTTCAGGCTTTAACTTCAGCGATGCGGACGGCGATAAGCAAACATCCATCGTTTATGAATGGCATGATGGTAAAAGTGTTATTAGCGGTACGGCGGGTGACACATTAACACTGACAGCCGCATTACTGGGTAAAACCATTACAGTCAAAGCAGTCGCAAACACTAACCCAGATATTACCGAACCATCAGTGAGCGTGCCTGTTGCGGCGGCAACTTACAGCGATATTAATAATGCCTCAGTATCTGGCGGTAAAGGGATCCCAACCGTGGGTGGTAACATCGTGAAATCGGTCACCATCTCAGGTCTATCAGGGGCTCGACCACTAGTTGGTGAGAAATTAAAAGCTGATGTTACCTGTCACGGCACCTGTGATAGCAATCTGACTTACCAATGGCAGATTGAGAAATCCGTGAATTCTGGCACATACGAGGATATCGCGTCTGCAACTGCGCAGGAGTACACCGTTAAGGGTACGGAGCAAAAACGAAAAATTAAGGTTGTTGTCTCTAACAAATAA